One genomic region from Oncorhynchus gorbuscha isolate QuinsamMale2020 ecotype Even-year linkage group LG13, OgorEven_v1.0, whole genome shotgun sequence encodes:
- the LOC123993612 gene encoding phospholipase A and acyltransferase 4-like, with the protein MAPTLYDKKPKPGDLKEIFRGNYQHWALYVGDGFVVHLSPPSEGPGARANSMMSVLSDKGKVKKEENKDLVGQDQWCVNNQLDEKYQVRPIHEILTEALAYVDQEMPYSVFRGNCEHFVTDLRYGKAESRQVRQVVKTVGIVATLGIVATLGIRIIAFVVGIFRGGRKKKKNEEKEEYK; encoded by the exons ATGGCTCCAACATTG TATGATAAGAAGCCGAAGCCAGGAGATCTGAAAGAGATATTCAGAGGGAACTACCAGCACTGGGCTTTGTACGTTGGTGACGGCTTTGTTGTTCACCTGTCCCCACCCT CCGAGGGACCTGGGGCCAGGGCCAACAGCATGATGTCTGTGCTCAGTGACAAGGGTAAGGTGAAGAAGGAAGAGAACAAGGACTTGGTAGGGCAGGATCAGTGGTGTGTAAACAACCAGTTGGATGAGAAATACCAG GTCAGACCCATACATGAGATACTGACGGAAGCCCTGGCCTATGTGGATCAGGAGATGCCCTACTCTGTCTTCAGGGGAAACTGTGAGCACTTTGTCACAGATCTGAGATATGGAAAGGCTGAGTCTCGACAG GTTCGTCAGGTTGTGAAAACTGTGGGAATAGTGGCCACACTGGGAATAGTGGCCACACTGGGTATCAGAATCATTGCATTTGTCGTGGGCATctttagaggtggaaggaagaagaagaagaatgaagaaAAAGAAGAATATAAGTGA